In one window of Methanosarcina vacuolata Z-761 DNA:
- a CDS encoding transcriptional regulator, whose translation MIVVADNEFTSEDNDFRMGEVEYEMVELLRKLNINRPIALTLACLSKGEEISSQRIEMVSGLRQPEVSIAMRYLRENDWVDMREEKKNQGKGRPVKLYKLTVQMETIINSIEEDVMTESKAVLQNIERLKNLS comes from the coding sequence ATGATAGTTGTGGCAGATAATGAGTTTACATCAGAGGATAATGACTTTAGGATGGGAGAGGTTGAATACGAGATGGTGGAGCTTTTAAGAAAGCTTAATATTAACAGGCCAATTGCTCTCACCCTTGCATGCCTCTCTAAAGGAGAGGAAATTTCTTCCCAGCGCATCGAAATGGTATCAGGCTTGAGACAACCGGAAGTTAGCATTGCAATGCGCTATCTCCGTGAAAATGACTGGGTAGACATGCGGGAAGAAAAGAAGAATCAGGGAAAAGGCAGACCGGTTAAATTGTATAAACTGACGGTCCAGATGGAAACGATTATCAATTCAATAGAAGAAGACGTAATGACTGAAAGTAAGGCCGTGCTCCAGAACATAGAACGCCTCAAGAACCTTTCCTAA